A segment of the Bacillaceae bacterium S4-13-56 genome:
CAAATGTTTGGAATCCAACCCATGATAGGTCCCGCCAATAAAGGCTTTAGCATTGGAGATGACCGTATGAAGCCACTTAAGATGATCTGGATTATCCGCTGGATTAAAGAGTTTGGCTTCATGATTAAATCCTTCTTTCGCCAAAGCTTTATAAGATCGGTACTTATCACTTGTAATGGTTGATCCAGACTCAATGGACTTTTGTGCAAAGTTAACAAGTGTAACACCTTTAACGTCAGGAATCACTTGCATCTTAA
Coding sequences within it:
- a CDS encoding IS1595 family transposase; this translates as KMQVIPDVKGVTLVNFAQKSIESGSTITSDKYRSYKALAKEGFNHEAKLFNPADNPDHLKWLHTVISNAKAFIGGTYHGLDSKHLQAYLDEFCYRFNRRAIKNELFNRLAPCCVSSTTVTYTELVG